Below is a genomic region from Burkholderia pyrrocinia.
AGCCCCGCGAGCGTGTACAGCGATTCGAGGCCGATCATCGCGCACCCTCCTGTGCCAGCAGGCCGAAGCCGCGCGCCAGCCGGCGATCGAGCAGCGCGAGGCGCGTGCAGTGGATCAGCAGCGCGGCGATCGCGGTCGGGATCGCCCACACCGACAGGTGCAGCGGCTCGATGGCGATCCCGTTCTGTTCGAGAAAGCCCTTGATCAGCAGGATCGACTGGATCGCGATGAAGATGTCCTCGCCGAAGAACACGGCGACGTTGTCGACGCCCGACGCATGTGCGCGGATCTGCTGCCGGACCGACTCGGGCAGCTCGCCATATCGGTTGACGGCGGCGGCTTCGGCCATCGGCGCGATCAGCGGCCGCACCATCTGCGCATGGCCGCCGAGCGACGTGAGGCCGAGCGCGGCCGTCGCCTGGCGCAGCACGAAGTACAGCATCAGCACGCGGCCCGTGGTTGCCGCCTGCACGCGCGAGATCATCCGCTTCGCCTGCTCCTTGAGCCCGTTGCGTTCGAGCAGCGCGATCACCGGCAGCGTCAGCCAGATGAGCCCCATGTAGCGGTTTTCGGTGAACGCCTTGCCGAACGCGCTGACGATGTCGACGAGGTTCAGCCCGCCCGCGAGCCCCGTCGCGAGCCCCGCGATCGTGACCACCAGCAGCGCATTGAAGCGCAGCGCGAAACCGATCACGACGATCGGCACCCCAATCAGCACCAGCATTGCTCCTCCTTGTGTTGGACGCGCGGCGCCTTCGCGGCGCGCCGCCTGCCCGGTTTGGACCGGGTTCGGACGGCAAAATCTAACACGAGACTTTATCGATAAAAAGTCGACGATTTACCGGTTCGGGTAAACGTTGAAGCGTGCGGATACCGTGCACGGGCCGTGTGTCGGCGATGTTTCGTCGGACGAATCGATCGCCGGTCGGCCGGCGCGGGCGCGCGCGTTGCAACGTGCGCTTCCCTGCATTCGCACCGGCCGGCGGCCGCCGGCACGGGCCGCCGCGCGTGGCGGAGCCCCGGTGCGCCGACTACACTGGAAAGCATCTGCAACGTACGGGAGAGCCGCCATGATTGACGTATTCCAGACCATCGGCAGCCGCGCGTTCTCCGCTCATCTGGCGAAGGACGGGATGGTGACGCTGATGGAACAGCGCCATGAAGTCGACCGCGTGACGCTCGCGACCGCCTATGCCGCGCTCGTCGAGGAAGCCGAGCAGGAAGCCGACCTGCTCGACGCGACGGTCGAAGGGATGATGCGCGCGCTGATCCAGGGGTACGCGCGCAGCCATTGACGGCACGGCCGCGCATCCGGTGCGCGGCCGGTTGCCCGTCCGGGTGCCGCTACGCGGCCGGCGTGCCGGCTCCCATGCCGAACCACCGGCCCGCGCGCAGTTGCCCGTAGTCGGCCTGCGTGAAGATCCTCAGCAGGTTCGCCACGGCGCCGTTGCTGTCGCGGTCGAGCTGCGTCAGGAACGCTTCGACGTCGTCGCGGCCCGCAAACAGGATCGTGCTGAAGTAGCGTTCGCGCTCGGCGTCGGACAGGTTCGTCGCGCGCAGCTGGTACGGATGGTGAAGCGCCGCGAACAGGAAGTAGTAGCGCTCGGGGTCGTCGCGCAGCACGCGTAGCGCGTCGGGCTCGACCGGAAACTCGCGGTAGAACGACGCGTGCCCGCTCTCGATGTCGATCCGGTACAGCAACCGGCCGTCGCGTTCGATCACGACCGGCGCGTACGGGTCGCGGCTGACGAGCGTGGTGTCGCGCGCGGTCATCCAAATCTCCTCGTTCTTTTTGTCGAAGCCGGCACGGTAACATGCGTGCTTCGGCGGCCTGCCGTGGCGAGATCGCGTGGCCGTGGCATCCACGCGTGTGCCGGCCCGGTTCCGTTACCGGCCGGAAACGCCGCATCGTCATAGAGGAAACGCACTGAAACGGCGCAATGCGCAAATTTTTCGATTGCCGCCGCCCGCGCCGCATGACAGCATTCGGGGCGTCGTCAACCGAACAAGAATGCCGTGCCGTCCGGCCGCCGATGCCATCCGGCGGCGCCGAACAGGCAGCCCCTTCCATGAACCCGGCCCACCTCCAACACTACGAACCGACCGGAGAATTCCGCTTGTGAACATCGGCATCGTCAACGACCTCCCGCTTGCCGTCGAGGCGATGCGCCGCGCGATCGCGCGTCGGCCCGAGCACCGCGTGCTGTGGGTCGCGACCGACGGCGCACAAGCCGTCGAACTGTGCGCAGCACAGCCGCCCGACGTCGTGCTGATGGACCTGATCATGCCGAAATTCGACGGGATCGAAGCGACGCGGCGGATCATGCGATCCGAACGACCGTGCGCAATCCTGATCGTGACGAGCTGTATCGGCGCGAACGCGTGGCGCGTGTACGAAGCAATGGGCGCCGGAGCGCTCGACGCGGTCGACACGCCGCGGCTCGGCGACGGCGCAGCCGGCGACACGACCCGATTGCTGCTCGCGAAGATCGACCAGATCGGCCGCCTGCTCGATGCGCCGGGCGGCTCGCGCGTCGCCGACACGGCCCCCCGCGCCGGCGGCGGCCCGCTGATTGCGATCGGCGCATCGGCCGGCGGCCCCGGCGCGCTCGCGTCCGTCCTCGGCGGCCTGCCGGCCGATTTCAACGCGCCGATCGTGATCGTGCAGCACGTCGACCGTGCGTTCGCCGAAGGCATGGCGCAATGGCTCGACGGCCAGACGCCGCTCGCCGTGCGCGTCGCGCGCGAAGGCGACCGCCCGCAGCCGGGCGTCGCACTGCTCGCCGCGACCGACGATCACCTGCGCATCACACGCGCCGGCACGCTCGAATACACGCGCGAGCCGGCCGCCACGCCGTATCGGCCGTCGGTCGACGTGTTCTTCAACAGCCTGACCGAGCACTGGCCCGGCCGCGCGATCGGCGTGCTGCTCACGGGGATGGGACGCGACGGCGCGATCGGCCTGAAGGCGCTGCGGATGAAGGGCTGCCACACGATCGCGCAGGACGAGGCGACGAGCGCCGTGTACGGCATGCCGAAAGCGGCCGCAACGCTCGGCGCGGCGCGCGCGATCCTGCCGCTCGGACGCATCGCGGGCGAGCTGGCGGCGCTCGCGCGGATCTGATCCCGACGATGAACACGCGCAACACCCATGCCTGCCCTTGCAACGACCCGCATCGATCATGACTAGCGACCTGACCCGCCCGCCGGGCGGCCCGTACACGCCGCCCGCCGATGTGCCGGCAATGGTGCTGCTGGTCGACGACCAGACGATCGTCGCGGAAGCCGTACGGCGCGCGCTCGTCGACGAGGAAGGCATCGACTTCCACTACTGCCCGCGCTCGGACGACGCGATGGCCACCGCGATCGAGACGCGGCCGACCGTGATCCTGCAGGACCTCGTGATGCCCGGCACCGACGGGCTGAGCCTCGTGAAGGCGTACCGTGCGAATCCGGCGACGCGCGACGTGCCGATCATCGTGCTGTCGACGCAGGAAGAGCCCGTGATCAAGAGCGCCGCGTTCGCGACCGGCGCGAACGACTACCTCGTGAAGCTGCCCGACCGCATCGAGCTCGTCGCGCGCATTCGCTATCACTCGCGCTCGTACATGAACCTGCTGCAGCGCGACGAAGCCTATCGCGCGCTGCGGCAATCGCAGCAGCAACTGCTCGAGGCCAATCTCGAGCTGCGGCGCCTCACGCACTCGGACGGGCTGACCGGGCTGTCGAACCGCCGTTATCTCGACGAATACCTGGCCGCCGAATGGCGGCGCGGCACGCGCGAACGCAGCGAGCTGTCGCTGCTGATGATCGACGTCGACAATTTCAAGCTGTACAACGACACGTACGGGCACGTGTCCGGCGACAGCGTGCTCAAGCAGATCGCGACGACCATCGAGCGCTGTCTCGGCCAGTCCGGCGATCTCGCCGCGCGCTTCGGCGGCGAGGAATTCGCGGTCGTGATGCCGGCCACGTCGCCGGGCGCCGCACGGCTGCTCGGCGAGAAGATCCGCCTCGCGGTCGAGGCGCTCCGGCTGCGGCACGCGCATTCGTCGACGGGCAACACCGTGACGATCAGCATCGGCGGCGCGAGCATCGTGCCGGCGCCCGGCCTGCCGACGACCGTGCTGATCGAGGCGGCCGACCGCGCGCTCTATCGCGCGAAGCACGAAGGCAAGAACCGCGTCGAGATCGATACGACGCCGCGGCCCGGCGCCGCCGGGTTCGGCGCGCCGCGCGACGACTAGCGCCTGTACCCGCTGATAACGCGCCCTGGGCCGCGCGCCGCGCTCACGCGGCGCCGAGCCGGCGCGCGTAGTCGGTCGGGTCGAGCGGCCGGCTGAACAGGTAGCCCTGCTGCATGTCGCAGCCGATCTGCTGCAGGAACCACGATTGCGCCTGCGTCTCGACGCCTTCGGCCGTGACCTTCATCCCGAGCGAATGCGCCATCGCGACGACGGCCTGCGTGATCGCGACCGAGTCGTGATGATCGGGCACGCCCGACACGAACGAACGGTCGACCTTCAGGTTGTGCAGCGGAAAGCGCTTCAGGTACGCGAGCGACGAATAGCCGGTGCCGAAATCGTCGACCGAGATCCGCACGTTCATGTCCGTGAGCGCTTCGAGCATCGGCAGCACGGTGTCCGTGTCGTTCATCAGCAGTCCTTCGGTAATCTCGAGTTCGAGCGCGGACGGGTCGAGCCGCGTTTGCGCAAGACAGCGGCCGACCGATTCGACGAGCCCTTCGTGGAACTGCCGCGGCGACAGGTTGACGGCCACCATCAGGTCGGGCGCGATCGTGCGGCGCCATTCGGCCGCCTGCCGGCACGCGGTTTCGAGCACCCACTGGCCGATCGCGACGATCAGCCCCGTATCTTCGGCAATCGGAATGAATTCCGACGGCGACATCGGCCCGAGTTCGGGGCTCGTCCAGCGCAGCAGTGCCTCGGCGCCGACCGTGCGGCCGCTGCGCGCATCGACGACAGGCTGGTACGCGAGCCGCAGCATGTCCGACGCGAGTGCGCGCCGCAGCGACTGCTCGACCGCGAAGCGGCGTTGCAGCCGCAGGTTGAGCTGCGCGGTGAAGAACGTGAAGTGATTGCGGCCACGCTGCTTCGCGTCGTACATCGCCGAATCGGCATTGCGCATCAGCGTGACCGCGTCGTCGCCGTCGCGCGGCGCGACGCTGATGCCGATCGACACGCCGAGCCAGTATTCGTTGTTCGCGATCGCGAACGGCTTCGCGATCGCGTCGATCACCTCGCGCGCGAGCACCGCGAGACGGTCGGGATCGTCGCAGTCGTCGACGAGGATCACGAACTCGTCGCCGCCGACGCGCGTGAGCGCATGCCGGCTGCCCACGCAGCCCGCGAGCCGCGACGCGACGCTGCGCAGCAGCGCGTCGCCCGCGTCGTGGCCGGCCGTATCGTTGACCTTCTTGAAACCGACGAGATCGATGAACAGGATCGCGACGCGCGCGGGCCCGGCCGCCGCATCGTGCCTGCCGAACAGCTCGCGCATCCGGTCGGCGAGCCAGCGGCGGTTGTAGAGGCCCGTCAGCGCATCGCGCGTCGCCAGGTAGCGCAGCTGCTGCTGCGCTTCGCGCACCGGGCCGATGTCGTTGAACGACACGAGCACCGAGTCGGCCTGCGTCTCGCCCGGCTTCACGATCGGCACCGCGTTGCCGCGCACCCAGATGATGTCGCCGTCCGCGAGGCCGAAGCCGACCGTGTAGTCGAGCAGCGGCGTGGCCGTCTCGAGCGCGAGCCGGCTCGGCCAGTCGTCCGGCGCGATCGGCGTGCCGTCCTCGCGCAGCTTGCGCAGGATCACCGTCGACAGCCGGCGGCCGACGAGGTCGCCCTTCACGCGCATCATCCGGTTCGCGCTCGGGTTGCTCGCGACCACGACGCCGTCGCGCGACACGACGAGGATCCCTTCGTTCAGGCTGTTGACGACGAGCCGGTGATGTTCCTCGCTGCGCGCGAGCTGCCGCACCATCCGGTCCTGGTGAACCGCGAGGCCGACGCTGTTGCCGATATCGCGCAACAGTGCGGTTTCCTCGTCGCTCGGCCGGCGCGGCGTGCGGTGATAGACAGCGAAAGCGCCGAGCACGGCGCCTGCCTCGTCGAGGAACGGCACCGACCAGCACGCACGCAGGCCCAGCGGCAACGCGACGGAACGGTAGTCGGCCCACAGCGGATCGGTTTCGATGTCCTCGACGGCAATCATCCGGCGCTCGTACATCGCCGTGCCGCATGAGCCCGCGGCGGGTCCGATCGACGCGCCGTCGATCGCGGCGCTGTACTGCGCGGGCAACGACGGCGCCGCGCCGACACGCACGTGCACGCCGTCCGTGTCGAGCAGCAGGATCGTGCACGATGCGCCGTCGCCGAGCAAAGTCTCGGCGCGCCGGCAGACTTCGATCAACAGTTCCGGCAGCGGTGTGTTGCGCGTGATCAGCCTCAGCACGCTCTGCTCCGACGCGAGCACTTCCGCCGCGAGCCCGAGGCTGTAACGAGAACTTTGCGGTTCGGTATTCAAGTTGAATCCTGCCGTCTGTCCGATCGGGTCTGATGCGCCCGATTCGTTTTCGATCCTTCGTGCCGTTTTCGCTCCGGGTTTACGCTGATGCCCGATGCGCCCCGTTTTCGCGCCGAGCCAAGGCTCGCCGAAATGTATTTAACACCAATCCGTGACAACCCGCGCATCCGCATGCATCAGGGCTTACGCGCGGTTGCCGTGCCGTTCGCGCGCGCCGGTCAGCTTGCCGAAAGACTGGCGCGCCGTGCGACCGCCTCGGGTGCGGCCGTGCGCGCTGTCGAAACCGGTTCGTCAGCGTGTGGCGGCGCCCTGCTTTGTGCAGGCTTCAATCCCGCTTCAATCCCGCTTCAACCGCCCGCGCCACGGCCCTCGGCGCATCGATCGCGGCCGCGGCCGACACGCTGCGATGCGCCGAACGCGGCGCGCCGCCCGTCAATCCTTGCGGATGTGTTCGGCCAGGAAGTCGATCAGCAGGCGCACGCGCGGCAGCAGCCCGCGCCGCGACGGAAACACGGCGTGCACCACGCCGCCCTTCGGCGCCCATCCGGGCAGCACGTCGACCAGTGTGCCGTTGCGCAGGTCGTCCTCGACGACCATGCACGGCAGCTGCACGATGCCGACGCCGTGAATCGCCGCGTCGCGCAGCGCGTGCATGTCGTCGGTGACGAAGCGCGGATGGTGGCGCAACTGCGCGTGCTCGCCGTTCGGCCCGACCAGTTGCCACACGTGATGCCGCGCCGGCCCCCAGTCGAGGCTCGGCACGCCGGCCAGCTCGGCCGGGTCCGACAGCGCGGCGCTCCCGTCCAGCCACTGCGGCGCGGCCACCAGCCGCTGCGGGCTGTCGCCGAGAATGCGCATCACGAGATCGCTGTCCTCCAGCGGCGGAAAGCGCACGCGCAGCGCCACCGTGCCGGCGTTCGTGAACCTGTTCATCGAAACCGGCGGCACGGCCGGCATCCAGTTCTCGTACGACAGGATCTGACCGGGGCCCGGCGCGCGGCCGCGGGCGTGTTCCCGCCGGCGGCGCGCGCCCATGTTTTGCCAGTTTCATCCGTTCCGGCGGCACCCCGGACGGCATCGCGGCCCCGCCAAACCGCGTTTTCGTATCCGTGATTCAATGTCGATCGAACCGGCGTCGCGCATTCCGGCGGCACGGCGATGTGTGTCCTCATCGAACGACTTTCACGGGATCACCATGACGAACCCTGCCGAAATCAAGGCGCTCGTTTTCGATGTCTTCGGAACGATCGTCGACTGGAGAAACGGCGTCGCACGCGGCGCCGCCGCGTTCCTGGATCGCCACGCGCCGGCACTCGATCCGTTCGAGTTCGCCGATGCGTGGCGCGCCGAATATTCGCCGTCGATGGAAGAAATCCGCAGCGGGCGCCGCCGCTACGTGCGGCTCGACGTGCTGCATCGCGAGAACCTCGTCCGCACGCTCGACCGCTACGGGATCGTCGACGTGCCCGACGCGGACATCGATGCGCTCAACCTCGCGTGGCACAGCCTCGACCCGTGGCCCGACGCCGTCGCCGCGCTGCACCGGCTGAAGCGGCGCTTCATCATCGCGCCGTTGTCGAACGGCAACATCCGGCTGATGGTCGACGTCGCCAAGCGCGCAGGGCTGCCGTGGGACGCGATTCTCGGCGCGGAAGTCGTCCGCGCGTACAAGCCTTCGCCGCAGGTGTATAGCGACACGGTCGAGATTCTCGGCGTCGCGCCGGCCGAGCTGTGTCTGGTCGCGGCGCACAACGGCGATCTCGCCGCAGCGCGCGGGCTCGGGCTGTCGACCGCGTTCGTGCTGCGGCCGACCGAACACGGGCCCGGCCAGACGACCGACCTGCAAGCCGACGATGCATGGGACTTCGACGTCAGGGACCTGAACGAACTCGCGGATCGGCTCGGTTGCCCGGGTTGAGCGGCGCGATCGCCGGGCGAATCGCCGCCGCTTCGGTCACCGGCTATTCCGGCTCGCCGACGAATCGCAACGTCCCCGATTCGCCCATCAGCAATTCCCGGTTCGCATCCGCCGCCGCGCGCAGGTAATCCCACAGCGCAGTCACGCGCCGCAGCTTGCGCAGATCCTCGCGGCAGGTCAGCCAGAAGCACCGCGTGACCACCACGGCGTCCGGCAGCACCGGCACCAGCGCCGGCTGCGCGGCGGCCATGAAGCACGGCAGGATCGCGAGCCCGCCACCCTGCAGCGCCGCGAAATATTGCGCGATCACGCTCGTCGTGCGCAGCCCGGCCGTCGCGCCCGGCACCGCGCGGTCCAGGTACAGCAGCTCGCTGCTGAACGCGAGATCGTCGACATAACTGATGAACGCGTGCCGCGCGAGATCGTCCGTGCACGCGATCGGTGCGTGGTTCGCGAGATAGTCGCGCGTCGCGTAGAGCCGCAACTGGTAGTCGCACAGCTTCGTGAACACGTAAGGCCCGCGCTCGGGCCGCTCGAGCGTGATCGCCAGGTCGGCCTCGCGCTTCGGCAGGTTGACGAAATGCGGGACCGGCAGCAGGTCGACCGTCACATGCGGATGCGCGGCGCGAAACTGCGCGAGCTGCGGCGCCAGGAAAAAACAACCGAACCCTTCGGTCGACCCGATCCGCACGTGGCCCGACAGCGCCTCGCCGGTGTTCGCGACCTGGTCGCACGCGGACTGCACGGTCGTCTCCATCGCGTCGGCATAGGCGACCAGCCGCTGCCCTTCGGCCGTCAGCGTGAAGCCGCCGGAGCGCGACTTGTCGAACAGCAGCGTGCCCATCGCGGCCTCGAGCGCGCGAACGCGCCGCGCGACGGTCGTGTAGTCGACCCCGAGCCGCTTCGCGGCGCCGCTCGCGCGCTGCGTGCGCGCGACTTCGAGGAAGAAGCGCAGGTCGTCCCAGTTCAGGTTGCCGGAAACCGGCTCGGTGGCATGTCGCATCGGCGAGGAAAAAAGGGCTGGAGTCTCCGGGCCGGCCGTCGATATGCATAAATGCACATCCAACCGGTTTCTTTATCGGTACATCATGAATCTGCGCATAACTATACTCGACCGTGACCTGCGGACCATGAGCCGCGGCAACCACCACGGAGACACCATGCAGACGCGATCCACCCTCGATGAGCATGCGACAGTCGCGACGCCGGCACCCGCCCGCACCGCGAAGCACTACCTGCTGGCCGGCTGGGCCAGCATGGCCGGCACGACGATCGAGTGGTACGACTTCTTCCTCTACGGCACGGCCGCCGCGCTCGTGTTCAACCGCATCTTCTTCCCGTCGCTGGACCCCGTCGTCGGCACGCTCGCCGCGTTCGGCACGTTCGCGGTCGGCTTCATCGGGCGGCCGATGGGCGGCATCGTGTTCGGCCACTTCGGCGACCGGATCGGCCGCAAGTCGATGCTGATGATCACGCTGCTGCTGATGGGCGTGCCGAGCATGATCATCGGGCTGATCCCGTCGTACGACAGCATCGGCTATTGGGGCGCCGCGCTGCTGATCGCGATGCGCTTCCTGCAAGGGATGGCCGTCGGCGGCGAATGGGGCGGCGCGGTGCTGATGGCCGTCGAACACGCGCCGAAGGGCCGCAAGGGGCTGTTCGGCAGCCTGCCGCAAACGGGCGTCGGGCTCGGCCTGATCCTGTCGTCGCTGGCGATGGCCGCGGTGGCCGCGCTGCCGGAAGCCGACATGCTGTCGTGGGGCTGGCGCGTGCCGTTCCTCGCGAGCATCGCGCTCGTCGGCCTCGGCTGGTTCATCCGCGCGAAGGTGCCCGAGTCGCCCGACTTCGAGAAGATGCAGCGCCAGGGCAAGGCCGAGAAGTCGCCGGTGACGGCCGCGCTGCGCCGCCATCCGCGCGAAGTGCTGACGATCGTCGGCGCGCGCGCCGCCGAGAACACGTGGTTCTACATGGTCGTCACGTTCGCGCTCGCTTACGCGACGCAGCAGCTTCATCTGCCGAAGGCCGAGATGCTGCACGCAATCACGGCCGGCGCCGCGCTGTCGCTCGTCACGATGCCGCTGTGCGGCCACCTGAGCGACCGCATCGGCCAGCGCCGGATGTTCGCGATCGGCCTCGTGCTGATGTGCGCGTTCGCCGCGCCGTTCTTCATGATGCTCGGCACGCAGCAGACGTCGTACGCATGGTGGGCGATCGTGCTCGGCCTCGGCGTCGTGTTCCCGATCCTCTATGCGCCGGAATCGCTGCTGTTCGCGCAGCAGTTCCCGGCGGAAATCCGCTACAGCGGTATCTCGCTGTCGGTGCAGCTCGCCGGCGTGATCGGCGGCGGCTTCGCGCCGATGATCGCGACGTCGCTGCTCAAGGCCGGCGGCGGCCAGCCGCATTACGTGATCGCGTACCTCGTCGGCTTCGGCGTGTTCGCGCTCGTGTGTACCGCACTGATGCGGCCGCCGCGCGCCTGAGCGCGCCAGCCGGTATCCGACCGAATCCAGTTCGTCCTGCTTGTCCGCCGTGCCTGCACGTGCGGCGGATACAGGCTGCCTTTTTCATCGCAACACCGTTTCCATTCCGGAGAGTTCCATGAACGCCGCAGTTCCCCAGACCACCCTCGCCCTGCCCACCGCCAAGCTGCTGATCGACGGCGCGTTCGTCGAATCGCAAAGCGCCGAATGGGGCGACATCGTCAACCCCGCGACGCAGGAAACGATCGGCCGCGTGCCGTATGCGACGCTCGACGAGGTCGACGCCGCGATCGCGTCCGCGCAGCGCGCATTCCAGACGTGGAAGACGATGCCGATCGGCGCGCGGCTGCGCATCATGCTGAAGTTCCAGGATCTCGTGCGCCGCAATCTCGAGCGGATCGCGCACACGCTGACGGCCGAGCAAGGCAAGACGCTGCCCGACGCGCAGGGCGACATCTTCCGCGGCCTCGAAGTGGTCGAGCACGCGTGCTCGATCGGCACGCTGCAGCAGGGCGAATTCGCGGAGAACGTCGCGGGTGGCGTCGATACCTACACGCTGCGCCAGCCGATCGGCGTGTGCGCGGGCATCACACCGTTCAACTTCCCCGGGATGATTCCGCTGTGGATGTTCCCGATGGCGATCGTGTGCGGCAACACGTTCGTGCTGAAGCCGTCGGAACAGGATCCGCTGTCGACGATGCAGCTCGTCGAACTCGCGATCGAGGCCGGCGTGCCGCCCGGCGTGCTGAACGTCGTGCACGGCGGCAAGACGGTGGTCGACCGCCTGTGCACGCATCCGGACATCAAGGCGATCTCGTTCGTCGGCTCGACGCGCGTCGGCACGCACGTGTACAACCTCGGCAGCCAGCACGGCAAGCGCGTGCAGTCGATGATGGGCGCGAAGAACCACGCGGTGGTGCTGCCCGATGCGCATCGCGAGCAGTCGATCAACGCGCTCGTCGGCGCGGGCTTCGGCGCGGCCGGCCAGCGCTGCATGGCGACGTCGGTCGTCGTGCTCGTCGGCGCCGCGCGCGACTGGCTGCCCGAGCTCGTCGAGAAGGCGAAGGCGCTGAAGATCAACGCCGGTCATGAGCCGGGCACGGATGTCGGGCCGGTCGTGTCGAAGGCCGCGCATGCGCGCATCACCGCGCTGATCGACGAAGGCGTGAAGGCCGGCGCGAAGCTCGAACTCGACGGCCGCAACGTGAAGGTGCCCGGCTACGAGCACGGCAACTTCGTCGGCCCGACGATCTTCTCGGGCGTGACGACCGACATGTCGATCTATACGGAAGAAATCTTCGGGCCGGTGGTGGTCGTGCTCGAAGCCGACACGCTCGACGAAGCGATCGCGCTCGTCAACCGCAACCCGATGGGCAACGGCGTCGGGCTGTTCACGCAAAGCGGCGCGGCCGCACGCAAGTTCCAGAGCGAGATCGACATCGGCCAGGTCGGCATCAACATCCCGATTCCGGTGCCGGTGCCCTACTTCAGCTTCACGGGCTCGCGCGGTTCGAAGCTCGGCGATCTCGGCCCGTACGGCAAGCAGGTCGTGCAGTTCTACACGCAGACGAAGACGATCACCGCGCGCTGGTTCGACGACGACGCGACGACCGGCGGCGTGAACACGACGATCGCGCTGCGCTAATCGAGGGGCTCGCACATGGAAATCGCATTCATCGGGCTCGGCAACATGGGCGGCCCCATGGCCGCCAACCTGCTCAAGGCCGGCCACGCGCTGACGGTGTTCGACCTTGACGCCAACGCAGTCGACGCCGCGGTACGCGCAGGCGCGACGGCGGCCGGCTCGCCGCGCGACGCGGCCGCGCGCGGCGCAGTCGTGATCACGATGCTGCCGGCCGCGCAGCACGTGCGCGCCGTCTACCTCGGC
It encodes:
- a CDS encoding CoA-acylating methylmalonate-semialdehyde dehydrogenase, whose protein sequence is MNAAVPQTTLALPTAKLLIDGAFVESQSAEWGDIVNPATQETIGRVPYATLDEVDAAIASAQRAFQTWKTMPIGARLRIMLKFQDLVRRNLERIAHTLTAEQGKTLPDAQGDIFRGLEVVEHACSIGTLQQGEFAENVAGGVDTYTLRQPIGVCAGITPFNFPGMIPLWMFPMAIVCGNTFVLKPSEQDPLSTMQLVELAIEAGVPPGVLNVVHGGKTVVDRLCTHPDIKAISFVGSTRVGTHVYNLGSQHGKRVQSMMGAKNHAVVLPDAHREQSINALVGAGFGAAGQRCMATSVVVLVGAARDWLPELVEKAKALKINAGHEPGTDVGPVVSKAAHARITALIDEGVKAGAKLELDGRNVKVPGYEHGNFVGPTIFSGVTTDMSIYTEEIFGPVVVVLEADTLDEAIALVNRNPMGNGVGLFTQSGAAARKFQSEIDIGQVGINIPIPVPVPYFSFTGSRGSKLGDLGPYGKQVVQFYTQTKTITARWFDDDATTGGVNTTIALR